TGAAAATTTTTCAACGTGAAACCGTGCATCTTCCACCATCAAGGAGGCAGCCATGATGAGAAGAATCCGTCGGAGTGCGATGCTCGTATTCGGACTCGGCGTGTTGGTCGGCGCGCCGGTGCTGAGTGGCTCAGCGCTGGCCGCCGCCAATCCGCATGTGAGCGAAGCCGTCGAGCATGCGCGAGGCGCCGCATCACATGGAAAGGAAGGCCATGCCGATGCCTGTGTGCAGCACGCAGAGGAGGCGCTCAAGCATGCGATGGCCGCAGGCGTGAAAAACCCGCATTTGGATGAAGGGGTCAAGCATTTGACCGAGGCGGTGAAACACGGGAAGGCCGGCCATGCGGAGGCCTGCACCGAACACGCGAACGGCGGGGCCACGCACCTGGCCGAAGTCAAGTAGCCGGTTGCGCCCCGCGAGGATGTTTTCCGGAACGGGCAGGGACCACCGTCCCTGCCCGTTCTTGTATGAGTGAAGAGGTGGTGTCATGCGCGTCGGATTTTACCAATTCGATTCACAGTTCGGTGAGGTGACCAAGAATCTGGAGATGGTCACGGCCAAGCTGGACCAGGCGGATGCGGACCTCATCGTGCTGCCGGAGTTGTTCGCGTCCGGCTATCAGTTTCTTTCGCAGCAGGAAGCGCATCAGCTCGCCGAACCGGTTCCTGATGGACCCACGGTCTGTTGTCTGGTCGACATCGCGAAACGCCGCAAGATGCATCTTGTGGCGGGACTTCCTGAGCGATCCGGTTCCCGCTGCTACAACTCCGCCGTAATCGTGGGGCCGTCCGGTTTTCTGGGATGCTATAGGAAGACGCATCTTTTTTTCGAAGAGACCCAATGCTTCACGCCCGGTGACTCAGGATTTCTTGTGTGGGACATCGGGGCTGCGAAGATCGGGATCATGATCTGTTTCGATTGGTACTATCCGGAGGCGGCGCGCACGTTGGCGATGCAGGGGGCCGAGATCATTTGTCATCCCTCCAATTTGGTGTTGCCGAACTGCCCGGATTCCATGCCGGTGCGGTGTCTCGAGAA
The nucleotide sequence above comes from Candidatus Nitrospira nitrificans. Encoded proteins:
- the smbP gene encoding small metal-binding protein SmbP → MMRRIRRSAMLVFGLGVLVGAPVLSGSALAAANPHVSEAVEHARGAASHGKEGHADACVQHAEEALKHAMAAGVKNPHLDEGVKHLTEAVKHGKAGHAEACTEHANGGATHLAEVK
- a CDS encoding nitrilase-related carbon-nitrogen hydrolase yields the protein MRVGFYQFDSQFGEVTKNLEMVTAKLDQADADLIVLPELFASGYQFLSQQEAHQLAEPVPDGPTVCCLVDIAKRRKMHLVAGLPERSGSRCYNSAVIVGPSGFLGCYRKTHLFFEETQCFTPGDSGFLVWDIGAAKIGIMICFDWYYPEAARTLAMQGAEIICHPSNLVLPNCPDSMPVRCLENRVFAVTCNRIGSEARGGKERLTYIGQSEVVTPKGVIQHRASHDQAELTIVEIDPAQARNKSLNRYNDLLRDRRTSLYKL